GCGCGGCGTGTGAGCCGCGCACCCGGGGCCGGTGACGCTCCGTAGGACTTCCGTAAGGTGCCGCTGCGGCATTTGTCCGAGTCCAGCTCCTAGCGTGGTCACATGACAGATTTTCCCCCGAGGCCCGTTCCCGCGGCCGTCGACGTCGTCCTGCCCTGCCTGGACGAGGCGGCCGCGCTGCCGTGGGTGCTGGGACGAATGCCGGACGGCTACCGCGCAGTGGTCGTGGACAACGGCTCGACCGATGGCTCGGCCGAACTGGCCCGCTCCCTGGGCGCGCTGGTGGTGTCCGAGTCCCGGCGCGGCTTCGGCGCCGCCTGCCACGCCGGGCTGCTGGCGGCCACCGCCGAGTACGTGTGCTTCTGCGACTGCGACGCCTCGCTCGACCCGGCGGACCTCCCCGGACTGGTCGCCGCCGTCCACGCCGGCGGCGCCGACCTGGTGCTGGGCCGCCGCCGCCCGACCGGTCGCGGCGCCTGGCCGCTGCACGCCCGGCTGGCCAACGCCGAACTGGCCCGCAGACTGCGCGCCCGTACCGGGGCGGACCTGCACGACCTGGGCCCGATGCGGGCCGCCCGCCGGGACCGGCTGCTGGACCTGGGGCTGGGCGACCGCCGTTCCGGCTATCCGCTGGAGATGGTGCTCTCCGGCGCCGCCGCCGGGATGCGCATCTCCGAGCGGGAGGTCGGCTACCGGCCGCGCACCGGACGGTCCAAGGTCACCGGCACCCTGCGCGGCACCCGGCAGGCGGTCCACGACATGCGCGCGATCCTGGCCGCGCGGCCGGCCACGCTGCTGGTCATCGCCAAGTCCCCGCAGCCGGGACGGGTCAAGACCAGGCTGACTCCGGCCTGCACCCCGGAGCAGGCCGCCCGACTCGCCGAGGCGGCGCTGGTGGACACCCTCACCACCCTGGCGCGGGTGCCGGCCGGACGGAGGCTGCTGGTCCTGGACGGCCCGCCCGGCCGCTGGCTCCCGCCCGGCTGGGAGGTCGTCCCGCAGCGCGGCGGCGGCCTGGACGCCCGGCTGGCCGACGCCTTCGCCTCGGCGTCCGAGGGCCCCGACAGCCCTCCCGCGCTGCTGGTCGGCATGGACACCCCGCAGCTGCGGGCGCGCACCCTCGCCGAAGCCCTCTCACGCGCGGGCAGGACCGGGACCGACGCCTGGTTCGGGCCCGCCGCCGACGGCGGCTTCTGGGCCTTCGGCCTGGCCCGTCCCGATCCGGACCTCGCTCGGCGCCTGCTGCTCGGGGTGCCGATGTCCAGCCCGTCGACGGGCGCGGCCCTGCTCGACCGGCTCACCGCAGCGGGGCTGCGGGTGGCGACCCTGCCCGTCCTCAACGACGTGGACACGGTCACCGACGCCGCCGAGGTCGCAGCGCTCGCACCCGCCGGCGGCTTCGCCAGGACCTGGCGCACCGTCACCGGTGCCGCCGGCGCACTGGAGACGAAGCCCCGGGCCACGGCGCACGGTGCGGCCGGATGACCGTCCCCGGGGTCATCGCCCCCCGTCCCCGCCCCTGGTCGGACGATCCCTTCGCCGAGGCGATGCGCACCGGCAACGGCCCGCTGTGGCTGCGCCGCGACGACGGCCACCGGCATCCGCTGGAGGTCGAACGCTGGTGCGCCCCGCCCGACCCGGCCGACTGGACCCTGCTGTTCCGCTGCCTGCGCCGAGGCCGACCCGCCCTGGACATCGGCTGCGGTCCGGGCCGACTGATCGCGGCGCTGCAGAGCTGCGGCCTGCCGGCCCTGGGGGTGGACCTCACCCGCACCGCGGTCCTGCGCGCCCGCGGTGCGGGCGGCAGTGCGCTGTGCCGCTCGGTCTTCGACCGGCTTCCCGGCGAGGGCCGCTGGGGCACGGCTCTGCTGGCCGACGGCAACCTCGGCATCGGCGGGGACCCCGCCGCCCTGCTCCGCCGCACCGCCGACCTCCTCGCGCCGGAGGGCCAGTTGCTGGTCGAGGTCGAACCCGACGACCTGGACGAGCGGGTCACCGTCACCGTCGAGGACGCGGCCGGGCGCAGCGGCCCCGCCTTCCGCTGGGCCCGGCTCGGCGCACCTGCCACCGTCCGCTGCGCGGAGGAGGCCGGGTTCGCCCTCACCGACGCCTGGACCTGCCAGGGACGGCACTTCCTCGCGCTCGGGCGCTGAACCGCCCCTCCCCCACCGCCGACAGGAGTACGCCACCGTGACCACGACCAGCACCGCCCGTCCGCACCGGCCCGACCCGGGCCGGGCCGCGACCGGGTGGTGCGCAGCGGCGCTGGCCGCCTTGGTGGCGGCGCTGGCCGGGACCTTCACCGGCGGCGGCTCACTGGGGCACCGGGACCCGCTGTACGGCTGGTACGCGGCGGACGTCCTGCTGTTCGTCGTCGCCATCGTGCTGCTGCGGCGGGTCCCGGCCCGCCGCAGCACCGCGCTGGTCCTGCTCGGCAGCCTGGCGGTGGCCCTGACCGGACTGCTCGCCACCCCCCGGACCAGCGACGACGCCTACCGCTACCTCTGGGACGGCCAGGTCCAGGCAGCAGGCATCTCCCCCTACGCGGACGCCCCCACCGCTCCGGCGCTGGCCGCGCTGCGGGCCCGGAACCCGGCGCTGTTCCCGGTCACCGGGACCTGTACCGGTTGGGACCTGCACCGGGCCGACGGGATCTGCACCCATGTCAACCGGCCGACCGTGCACACCATCTATCCGCCGGTCGCCGAGTTCTGGTTCCTCGGCCTGCACCAGGCCGGACGGATCGCCGGTCGCACCGGCATCGGCGTGGCCCAGACGGGCGGGGCGCTGCTGGCGGTGGCGACCACCGGTGCGCTGCTGCTGGTGCTGCGGCGCACCGGGGCGCCCGCGCACCGGGCCGCGCTGTGGGGCTGGTGCCCGGCGGTGGCGGCCTGGTCCGTGAACGACGCCCACGTGGACACCCTGGGAGCGCTGCTGCTGGTCGGCGGTCTGGGCCTGCTGCTGCCGGGCCCGGCGGGCGGCGGACGGCGCGGGCCGGCCGGGGTGCTGCTCGGCCTGGCCACCGGTACCAAGCTGATCCCGGTGCTGGCGCTGCCGGGCGCCATGTCCGGCTGCCTGGCCCGGGGCCGCCGCCCGGGCCCACGCGACCTGTTGCTGCCGGCCGCTGCGGGGCTGACCTTCCTGCTCTGCTACACGCCCTACGTCCTCGCCTCCGGGCTCGGCGTGCTCGGCTTCCTGCCCGGCTACCTCCAGCAGCAGGGGTACGACCAGGGCACCGGCTTCGGCCTGCTCGCGCTGCTCGGCATCCCCCAGCCGCTGCTGCCCGTCACGGTCGCCGCCGTCCTGCTGGCAGCGGTGCTGCAGGTGCTGCGGTACGGCGATCCAGGTGCGCCCTGGCGCGGCGCGCTGACCGTCACCGGCACCGCCCTGTTCCTGGCCGCGCCCGACTACCCCTGGTACGCGCTGCTGGTGGTGGCCCTGGTCGCGCTCGACGGCCGCTGGGAGTGGCTGGCCCTGCCGGTGGCGGGTCAGGCCATGTACCTGTCCGACGGCGCACTGCAGCAACCGGCCTACGCGGCGGCGCTCTACGTGGTGCTGGCCGGTGCGGCGGTACGCGGGCTCACCCGCGTCGCCCGGGTGGGAACGCCGGCCCGCCCGCCCCACCCCCGCGTCAGCCCTTCCGCGCCCGGGGTCGGCGTTGACGGCGGCCTTGACGGGGGCGTTGACGGGGGCGTTGACGGGGGCGTTGACGGCGCAGCTGGAGGCGCCGCTGACGACCGGCACGGACGGTGGACGCCAGCAGGCACAGCGCCGAGGCGGCGAAGAGCACAGCGGTGATCAGCAGCCAGTGTCCGAGGAACGTGCCAGCGGGCAGCCCGGTGGTGGGCCCGAATCCGGGAACCCGGCGCAGGACGAGCGGGTACCAGACGACCAGGAGCAGCAGCGAGACCAACCCCGGAACCCGGACGTAGTTGACCGACCCGCTGCCCGCCCGGGAGCCGGGGCCGCCGTGGCGGCCGGGCAGCAGGCCTTGCAGCGCGCGGTCGGTGACGGTGTAGAGCGGGAGCAGTACCAGGTCGTGGACCAGGGCGGCGGCCACGAACCAGACGGCGACCGCGACCGTGTCGCCCTTGAGCAGCCGCAGTCCGGCGTACAGGGCCAGCGCGAAGGAGCACAGGACGGCCAGCAGGTGCAGCGGGGAAGCGCCGTAGCGCTCGCGGGCGCCCTTCACGAGGCGGCTCCGAAGGTCAGCCGGGTGACCCACTTGGTGTTGTGCACCCCGGGGTTGGCCGGGACGATGATCCGGGCCGGGTAGCCGTGGTCCGGGGACAGGTCGGCGCCGTTGACCCGTAGCGCGAGCAGCGAGCGCGGGTCCTGGACCTGGTTGGCGCGCAGCACGGTGGAGCCGAAGGAGCCGCCACGCTCCACGGACTCGACGAACACCTCCGGCGCCCGGCCGGTGAAGCCCGCCATGGCGGCCAGGTCCCGCAGTCGCACCCCGCTCCAGTGCTGGTCGGCGGTGGACCAGCCCTCCACGCAGGCGATCGGCAGCGCAGCCTCGTGCTGCGGCAGCGCCAGTACCTGGTCCCGGGTCAGGACACTCTCGTGCCCGGGGCCGCGGACCACCAGCCGCCACTGCGGGCCGATGTCGGCGGCGCGGATGCCGACGGACGCGGCGGTCTTGTTGATCTGGAAGCCGTCGGGTCCGCCGCCCGGCTCCTGGCCGTGCGGCGCCAGCAGCGCGGTCCGACGCAGCGAGCCGCCGATGCTCTGACCCGCCGTCACCGCGAACAGCACCAGTGAGCCCAGGCCCACCGTCCCGAGCGCGCCGCGCCGTGAGATGGTCGCCGGGGCGGGCCGTGGGGACACCAGGCCGGTGTCGTCCGGCGGCTCGGGCAGCGTCGCGCCGGTGCTGGTCCGCATTTCGGTACGCAGTCGACGGCTGCGCAGGGCCCGGACCATCACCGGGATCCTGAACGCGGTGTGCACGACGAAGGCGCCGATGAACACCCAGGCGCCGTAGAAGTGCAGGGTGTAGAAGGACCCCGGGAAGATGTAGTGCAGCTGGATGTTCAGCAGGCCGGTGACGAACTCGAACAGCGCACCGCCGACCAGCAGCAGCAGTGACAGCCGGTCCAGGGCGTGGGCCGCCGACCGCACCGGCGGCCAGGAGAACAGCCTGGGGATCACCGACCACAGCTTGGCCAGCAGCACCGGCACCAGCACCACGCCCAGGGTGACGTGCACGCCCTGCGTGAGCCGGTAGAGCCAGGACGGATCGGTGGGCCAGGAGAAGAGGTAGAAGCCCAGCCAGCCCTTGTCCGGGGTCTGGTCGTTGACCGCCGCCAGATCCGGGTTGTAGGCGGCGTAGGACAGCAGCCCGGTCACGAACATCACCGGAATGCCGACCAGCAGGACCGCTCCGAGGACCGAGGTCAGCCACGGGCCCCGGATCGGGCTGCGCCAGAACTCCGGACGCGCCGGACCGGGCGGCGGCCCCCGGCGAGTGCGGCCCGCAGCCGGCGGCCCCTCGCCCCAGCGGCTTCGATCGCCTGCCGCAGCCGCCCGGGGCGGTGCGCCTCACGCGGCGGTTCCGCGCGCCCCCTGCCGGACCCCGTGCCGGGCGCGGCAGCAGTGCTGCCTCCTCGATCGGGCCGTCGGGGCGCGGGTGACGGAGTGTCAGGGTGGCTGTCGTCGGGATCCATCAGTCGTTTCCTTGGCAGGTCGGGCGTCGGCGGGTGGCCCCGCTGGCACGACCGTAGGCCGCGGCCGGATGAATCAGCCGAAACGACTCATTACGACACCCTGACGTCCACCCGGCCTGCCCCTGGGCGAGGGGACCGGCCCGGGGGCCCAGGCCGGCCCGCGATGTCGGTGGCAGGTGACAACGGGCTCGACCGGCTCAGGGCCGACGGGCCGACGGGCCGAGCCGGATCAGCAACGTCGCCTCCGGCGCGATCGAGGCAGCCAAGCGCACCTTCGACGCGGGCGTCAGGGCTGTCCGGGCGCGGTTCAGGGTTCGAGGTTCTCCAGGTCGGCGAGCAGGCTCGGGTGGGTCGGCTGCCAGCCGAGGGTGGCGCGGGTGCGGGCGCTGGACGCGGGCTGGTCGGTGGCGAAGATCGGGCCGAGGGTGCCGAAGTTCTCCTGCGGTACCGACTCGACGGGCAGGCCGAGCCGTCGGCCGATGACCGCGGCGATGTCGCGGACCGTGTCGCCCTCGTCGGCGACGGCGTGCCAGGAGCTTCCGGCCGGGGCCTGCTCCAGGGCGAGCCGGAACAGCACGGCGGCGTCCCGCGCGTGGACGGCCGGCCAGCGCTGCGCGCCGTCTCCGGGGTAGCCGGCGACGCCGGTTCGGCGGGCGATGTCGGTGAGCAGCCCGGCGAACCCGCCCCGGCCCTGGTTGTGGACCGTGCGCGGCAGCCGTACCGCCGAGCTGCGCACGCCGCGGGAGGCGAGTTCGAGCGCGTGCGTCACCGACCGGCTGCGGCCGGCGACCGGTCCCTGGGTCGGCAGGGCGTCGTCCTCGGTGGAAGCACGCCCCGGCTGGTAGGGCGTGCCGGCCACGGTGACGAGCGGGCGGTCCGTGCCGACGAGGGCGTCGCCGAGCGTCGCGAGCGCGGCGGCCTCCTCGGCGACGCCCCGGGCCAGGGCCTCGGGCGAGCTGAAGTCGTTGCTGAAGGCGAGGTGGATGACGCCGTCGGCCCGCTCCGCGCCGGCTCGCAGCACGGCGAGGTCGGCGAGTCGGCCGCGGAGCACCTCGGCGCCGGCGGCCTTGGCCTGCGCCGCGGAGGCGTCGGAGCGGGCGAGGGCGGTGACCGAGTGTCCCGCGGAGAGCAGTTCGGTGACGACGGCCGAGCCGATGAGGCCGGTTCCGCCGGTGATGAAGACGCGCATGACGAGCTCCAAGCAGTGATGCGACTGGTGTCCCATCACCGTAGCGGATGATGCGACACCTGTCCCGTCGACTACGATGGCGACATGCCGAGATGGAAACCGGATGCGCGTCAGCGTCTGGTCGTGGCGGCGCTCGGGCTGTTCGCCGAGCAGGGCTACGACGAGACGACGGTCGCGCAGATCGCCGAGCGCGCCGAACTGACGCGCAGCACGTTCTTTCGCCACTTCACCGACAAGCGCGAGATCCTCACCGCAGGGCAGCAGGCCCTGAGCCGGCTGCTGGCCGAAGGCATCGACGCAGCCCCCGAGGAGGCGACGCCGATGACAGCCGTCGCGGCCGGCCTGGAGCGCGCGTCGGGAGAGATGACAGCGTTCAACCGCTCGCTCGGTCCGCTGCTGCACGCGGCGATCGAGGCGAACGAGGAGCTGCGCAGCCGCGCGGCGCTGAAGAGCGCCGGCATGGCCGCGACGATGGTCGACGCACTGAAGCGGCGCGGCGTCGCGGAACCCACCGCCCAGGTCGCCGCCGAACTGGGCGTGCTCGCGTTCAGGCTGGGATACGCACGGTGGACGGACCCCGCCCGCGACGACGACCCCGGCGAGCTGGCCGCCCTCACCCGAGCAGCCTTCGACGAACTCCGCACGGCGGCCGCGGGCCTCAGCTAGGGCGCGCCATCGCGGCGGGATCAATGAGCGTCAGGCGGCCCAGGCGCGCGTGAGGAACGCGGCAGCCGCGTTCAGGGCGCGGTCCGCGTCGTCCAGGAGGGCCGCGAACCCCTGGAAGACGTGCGGAACCTCGGGCCAGACCTGGAGCTCGACCGCGACGTCGTGGTAGGCGGCGCGGGAGGCGAGGCGGAGGGCGTCGTCGAGCAGGATCTCGTGGGAACCGACCTGGATGAGCAGCGGTGGCAGCCCGGTGAGGTCGGCGAAGACGGGGCTGGCCAGCGGTGTGGCGGTGTCGCGCTCGCCGAGGTAGTCGCGGGCCCTGGTGCGCAGGGCCTGGGGGGTGAGGGCGGGGTCGAGGGCGGCCTTGGTGGTCGCGCTGGCACCGGAGACGGTCAGGTCGACCCAGGGGGAGAAGAGCGCGGCCGAGGAGGGCTGGGGCTGGTCGGCGTCCCTGAGCGCGACCAGGGTGGCCACGACCAGGCCGCCGCCTGCGGACTCGCCCACGAACGCGATCCTTGTGCTGGGAACACCCTGGTCGAGCAACGCGCGGTAGGCGGCCACGGCGTCGTCGAGGGCTGCGGGGAACGGGTGTTCGGGGGCGAGGCGGTAGTCGACCGATACGACCCTGGCTCCGGCGCGCCGGGAGACGTCGGCGGCCAGGCCCACGGAGTCGGGCGCCGAACCAAGGGCGTAGGCACCACCGTGGAAGTACAGCAGGACCACTGAGGGGTCGTTGGCGGGCGTCTCGACAGTGATGACCGGCACCCCGCCGAGCTCGCCATGGGTGGCCGAGACGTCCTCGGGCAGCGGCACCGAGGCCGTCATCTCATGGAAGACCGCCCGCTGCTCGGCGATGTCGCCGCCGACGTCAAGCGGTCCGTGGCGCAGGAGTTCATCGAGGTCACGGCGCTGCTGCTGAGTCATGGTGATGC
The Streptacidiphilus albus JL83 genome window above contains:
- a CDS encoding TIGR04282 family arsenosugar biosynthesis glycosyltransferase gives rise to the protein MPAGRRLLVLDGPPGRWLPPGWEVVPQRGGGLDARLADAFASASEGPDSPPALLVGMDTPQLRARTLAEALSRAGRTGTDAWFGPAADGGFWAFGLARPDPDLARRLLLGVPMSSPSTGAALLDRLTAAGLRVATLPVLNDVDTVTDAAEVAALAPAGGFARTWRTVTGAAGALETKPRATAHGAAG
- a CDS encoding methyltransferase domain-containing protein, giving the protein MTVPGVIAPRPRPWSDDPFAEAMRTGNGPLWLRRDDGHRHPLEVERWCAPPDPADWTLLFRCLRRGRPALDIGCGPGRLIAALQSCGLPALGVDLTRTAVLRARGAGGSALCRSVFDRLPGEGRWGTALLADGNLGIGGDPAALLRRTADLLAPEGQLLVEVEPDDLDERVTVTVEDAAGRSGPAFRWARLGAPATVRCAEEAGFALTDAWTCQGRHFLALGR
- a CDS encoding molybdopterin-dependent oxidoreductase — its product is MTGLLSYAAYNPDLAAVNDQTPDKGWLGFYLFSWPTDPSWLYRLTQGVHVTLGVVLVPVLLAKLWSVIPRLFSWPPVRSAAHALDRLSLLLLVGGALFEFVTGLLNIQLHYIFPGSFYTLHFYGAWVFIGAFVVHTAFRIPVMVRALRSRRLRTEMRTSTGATLPEPPDDTGLVSPRPAPATISRRGALGTVGLGSLVLFAVTAGQSIGGSLRRTALLAPHGQEPGGGPDGFQINKTAASVGIRAADIGPQWRLVVRGPGHESVLTRDQVLALPQHEAALPIACVEGWSTADQHWSGVRLRDLAAMAGFTGRAPEVFVESVERGGSFGSTVLRANQVQDPRSLLALRVNGADLSPDHGYPARIIVPANPGVHNTKWVTRLTFGAAS
- a CDS encoding SDR family oxidoreductase, giving the protein MRVFITGGTGLIGSAVVTELLSAGHSVTALARSDASAAQAKAAGAEVLRGRLADLAVLRAGAERADGVIHLAFSNDFSSPEALARGVAEEAAALATLGDALVGTDRPLVTVAGTPYQPGRASTEDDALPTQGPVAGRSRSVTHALELASRGVRSSAVRLPRTVHNQGRGGFAGLLTDIARRTGVAGYPGDGAQRWPAVHARDAAVLFRLALEQAPAGSSWHAVADEGDTVRDIAAVIGRRLGLPVESVPQENFGTLGPIFATDQPASSARTRATLGWQPTHPSLLADLENLEP
- a CDS encoding TetR/AcrR family transcriptional regulator, with the translated sequence MPRWKPDARQRLVVAALGLFAEQGYDETTVAQIAERAELTRSTFFRHFTDKREILTAGQQALSRLLAEGIDAAPEEATPMTAVAAGLERASGEMTAFNRSLGPLLHAAIEANEELRSRAALKSAGMAATMVDALKRRGVAEPTAQVAAELGVLAFRLGYARWTDPARDDDPGELAALTRAAFDELRTAAAGLS
- a CDS encoding alpha/beta hydrolase is translated as MTQQQRRDLDELLRHGPLDVGGDIAEQRAVFHEMTASVPLPEDVSATHGELGGVPVITVETPANDPSVVLLYFHGGAYALGSAPDSVGLAADVSRRAGARVVSVDYRLAPEHPFPAALDDAVAAYRALLDQGVPSTRIAFVGESAGGGLVVATLVALRDADQPQPSSAALFSPWVDLTVSGASATTKAALDPALTPQALRTRARDYLGERDTATPLASPVFADLTGLPPLLIQVGSHEILLDDALRLASRAAYHDVAVELQVWPEVPHVFQGFAALLDDADRALNAAAAFLTRAWAA